One genomic segment of Arachis duranensis cultivar V14167 chromosome 4, aradu.V14167.gnm2.J7QH, whole genome shotgun sequence includes these proteins:
- the LOC107486162 gene encoding succinate dehydrogenase [ubiquinone] iron-sulfur subunit 2, mitochondrial, whose protein sequence is MATGLLRRSLSRVPSSPASKLALIRAHASEPEAQQVDAKARGTSTVKTFQIYRWNPDSPSKPELKNYEINLKECGPMVLDALIKIKNEIDPTLTFRRSCREGICGSCAMNIDGCNGLACLTKIPSSSASTITPLPHMFVIKDLVVDMTNFYNQYKSIEPWLKRKNPPTVPGKEILQSKKDRSKLDGMYECILCACCSTSCPSYWWNPESYLGPAALLHANRWISDSRDEYTQERLEAINDEFKLYRCHTILNCARACPKGLNPGKQIQHIKSLQPKA, encoded by the exons ATGGCAACCGGGCTGCTGAGGAGATCCCTGTCTAGGGTTCCGTCATCCCCGGCTTCCAAGCTGGCCCTAATTCGGGCCCACGCATCAGAGCCTGAAGCCCAGCAGGTCGATGCCAAGGCCCGCGGCACCTCCACGGTGAAGACGTTCCAAATCTACCGCTGGAATCCGGACAGCCCGTCAAAGCCAGAGCTGAAGAACTACGAAATCAACCTGAAGGAGTGCGGGCCCATGGTGCTCGATGCCCTCATCAAAATCAAGAACGAGATCGACCCAACCCTCACGTTCCGCAGGTCGTGCCGGGAGGGGATCTGTGGTTCTTGCGCGATGAACATCGACGGTTGCAACGGCCTCGCATGCCTAACGAAGATCCCTTCGTCCAGCGCGTCGACAATCACGCCGCTGCCGCATATGTTCGTGATAAAGGATTTGGTGGTAGATATGACTAATTTCTATAACCAGTACAAGAGCATCGAGCCGTGGCTGAAGAGGAAGAACCCACCGACGGTGCCCGGGAAGGAAATCCTTCAGAGCAAGAAGGACCGCTCCAAGCTTGATGGGATGTATGAGTGTATACTGTGTGCCTGCTGTAGCACATCCTGCCCTAGTTACTGGTGGAACCCTGAATCTTATTTGGGACCTGCTGCGTTGCTCCACGCTAACAG GTGGATAAGTGACAGTCGTGACGAGTACACTCAGGAGAGATTGGAGGCCATTAATGATGAATTCAAGCTCTATCGCTGCCACACCATATTGAATTGTGCTCGCGCCTGCCCAAAGGGTTTGAATCCCGGAAAGCAAATCCAACATATCAAGTCACTTCAGCCCAAAGCTTGA
- the LOC107486163 gene encoding serine/threonine-protein kinase D6PKL1, translated as MERVAEPKVLPRNMPVLVEVSNGHKGTIGEASQRLNGSEFPNLRGISSREVNVMNQFSKARESPVTRLASIKEVAQLSNARVVLVREDMGFQEPISPAPTRTLKGKVSLPESEEGLKASSLESAPSSFAGASHPPEPVDTDLMRTVYVPIGHSKAEDASLTKNMSLQGPFLEDLTIRVATKKPTLTVLSPAESMVEESNGTENLSSPQNTEHSIPPPDSEEKECVWDSSLPPTPSGNVSPHSSIDSSSVVRAMSIANSCASTYRSDAFTSDGMISLDRNCDSTKGSVSVRGESLESAKTSPSRVSDSSGLSDDSSWSNITGGANKPHKGNDPRWNAILAIRARDGILGMSHFRLLKRLGCGDIGSVYLSELSATRCYFAMKVMDKASLESRKKLNRAQTEREILQLLDHPFLPTLYTHFETDRFSCLVMEYCPGGDLHTLRQRQPGKHFSEYAARFYAAEVLLALEYLHMLGVVYRDLKPENVLVRDDGHIMLSDFDLSLRCAVSPTLIRTSHDSEPSKRAGGGAFCVQPACIEPTSVCIQPSCFMPRLFPQKNKKSRKARADAGLPANTLPELVAEPTQARSMSFVGTHEYLAPEIIKGEGHGSAVDWWTFGIFLHELLYGKTPFKGSGNRATLFNVVGQQLKFPESPATSYASRDLIRGLLVKEPQHRLGVKRGATEIKQHPFFEGVNWALIRCSTPPEVPRPVEAELPATKFEAVNTVGVGNNSKRMVGNNSNDNNDNNKNEMKSGGKYLDFEFF; from the exons ATGGAGCGAGTAGCGGAGCCAAAGGTGCTTCCTAGAAACATGCCAGTGTTGGTTGAGGTTTCTAATGGACACAAGGGGACAATAGGTGAAGCTAGTCAGAGACTAAATGGAAGTGAGTTTCCGAATTTGCGAGGAATTTCATCAAGAGAAGTGAATGTGATGAATCAATTTTCTAAGGCAAGGGAAAGCCCTGTGACAAGGTTGGCATCCATCAAAGAAGTTGCTCAATTATCAAATGCAAGAGTTGTTTTGGTAAGAGAAGACATGGGATTTCAAGAACCAATCTCCCCTGCACCTACAAGAACATTGAAAGGAAAGGTCTCTTTGCCAGAATCAGAAGAAGGACTTAAGGCATCTTCTTTGGAAAGTGCTCCGAGTTCATTTGCCGGCGCTAGTCACCCCCCAGAGCCAGTTGATACTGATCTTATGAGAACTGTTTATGTACCAATTGGTCATAGCAAAGCCGAGGATGCGAGCTTAACAAAAAACATGTCCTTGCAGGGTCCTTTCCTAGAAGATCTAACCATTCGTGTTGCTACTAAGAAACCAACTCTGACTGTTCTTTCCCCTGCAGAAAGCATGGTTGAAGAATCAAATGGCACAGAGAACTTGTCCTCGCCTCAGAATACTGAACACTCTATCCCTCCCCCAGATTCTGAGGAGAAAGAATGTGTTTGGGATTCTTCTTTGCCCCCAACTCCAAGTGGTAATGTTAGTCCACATAGTAGTATTGATAGTAGTAGTGTTGTAAGAGCAATGAGCATTGCGAATAGTTGTGCGAGTACTTACCGGAGTGATGCATTCACAAGTGATGGCATGATTAGTTTAGACAGGAATTGTGATAGTACTAAGGGAAGTGTGAGTGTAAGAGGAGAATCTCTCGAGAGTGCGAAAACCAGCCCGAGTCGAGTGAGTGATAGCAGTGGTCTAAGCGATGACAGCAGCTGGAGTAACATCACTGGTGGTGCCAATAAGCCTCACAAAGGAAATGATCCAAGGTGGAACGCCATACTTGCTATCCGAGCACGCGATGGAATCTTGGGAATGAGTCACTTTAGGCTGCTGAAAAGGCTTGGTTGTGGTGATATTGGAAGCGTGTATCTCTCGGAGCTGAGCGCGACTCGGTGTTATTTTGCGATGAAGGTGATGGACAAGGCATCATTAGAGAGCAGAAAGAAGCTGAACAGGGCACAGACAGAAAGGGAGATACTGCAGCTGCTGGATCATCCATTCTTGCCAACTTTGTATACACATTTTGAGACTGATAGATTCTCGTGTTTGGTAATGGAATACTGTCCCGGGGGCGATCTACACACTttaagacaacgccaaccagggAAACATTTCTCGGAGTATGCTGCACG ATTTTATGCTGCCGAGGTTCTTCTGGCACTTGAGTATCTTCACATGCTTGGAGTAGTGTATCGCGACCTTAAACCAGAAAACGTGCTGGTTCGCGACGATGGCCACATTATGCTGTCAGACTTTGATCTTTCTCTTAGATGTGCTGTGTCCCCTACACTTATCAGAACATCCCATGATAGCGAGCCTTCAAAACGTGCCGGTGGTGGCGCATTCTGTGTCCAGCCGGCTTGTATTGAGCCTACTTCAGTATGCATCCAACCGTCCTGTTTCATGCCTCGGCTCTTCCCAcagaaaaacaagaaatcaaGGAAGGCTAGAGCTGATGCGGGGCTTCCTGCCAACACGCTTCCGGAGCTTGTTGCCGAGCCTACTCAAGCTCGGTCTATGTCCTTCGTCGGCACTCACGAATACCTCGCCCCTGAAATCATCAAAGGAGAAGGCCATGGAAGCGCAGTTGATTGGTGGACATTTGGAATTTTCTTGCATGAGTTGTTATATGGGAAGACACCTTTTAAAGGCTCAGGAAACCGTGCTACATTGTTCAATGTGGTTGGTCAGCAGCTCAAGTTCCCCGAATCGCCGGCCACTAGCTATGCAAGCCGGGATCTTATCCGTGGCTTGCTGGTCAAGGAACCACAGCACCGGCTTGGGGTGAAGAGGGGTGCCACTGAGATCAAGCAGCACCCTTTCTTTGAAGGCGTGAATTGGGCTTTGATTAGGTGTAGCACGCCGCCGGAAGTGCCAAGACCGGTCGAAGCCGAGCTACCGGCAACAAAGTTTGAAGCCGTTAATACAGTTGGGGTTGGCAACAATAGTAAGAGGATGGTAGGTAATAATAGtaatgataataatgataataataaaaatgagatGAAGTCTGGGGGTAAATATCTGGATTTTGAGTTCTTTTAG